A single region of the Chloroflexota bacterium genome encodes:
- a CDS encoding cold-shock protein: protein MRTCRVHFLLLSINKRKEHPTVSERIIGTVKWFNSSKGYGFISREQGSDVFVHHSAIQTNGFRKLEEGQRVEFSIEDSPKGPQATNVVPL, encoded by the coding sequence ATGCGCACATGTCGGGTGCATTTCCTCCTTCTATCCATCAACAAAAGAAAGGAGCATCCGACTGTGAGCGAACGTATTATCGGCACTGTCAAGTGGTTCAACAGCAGCAAAGGCTACGGTTTTATCTCGCGGGAGCAGGGTAGCGACGTCTTCGTGCACCATAGCGCGATACAGACCAACGGCTTTCGCAAGCTGGAAGAAGGCCAGCGCGTCGAATTCAGCATAGAAGATAGCCCTAAGGGCCCGCAGGCTACGAACGTTGTCCCCCTGTAG